In Archocentrus centrarchus isolate MPI-CPG fArcCen1 chromosome 1, fArcCen1, whole genome shotgun sequence, the following proteins share a genomic window:
- the anxa5b gene encoding annexin A5b isoform X1, with translation MLQANKGTVKPSQHFNANADAEVLYKAMKGLGTDEDAILQLLTARSNAQRQEIKASYKTLYGKDLINDLKGELTGKFETLIVALMTPPIAYDVTLLHSAIKGAGTNEKVLVEILASRKPQQVKDIIAAYKKEYDADLEKDVTGDTSGHFQRLLVILLQANRQTGIQAETIESDAQALFKAGEEKFGTDEQAFVTILGNRSAEHLRKVFDAYMKLSGYEMEESIKRETSGPLKDLLLAVVKCARSVPAYFAETLYHAMKGAGTDDDTLIRVMVTRSEVDMLDIRSEFRKLFACSLHSMIKGDTGGDYRKALLVLCGGDDA, from the exons ATGTTGCAGGCCAACAAAGGAACTGTAAAACCCAGCCAACATTTCAATGCCAATGCAGACGCAGAGGTCCTCTACAAGGCCATGAAAGGCCTGG GGACCGACGAGGATGCCATCTTGCAGCTGCTGACGGCTCGCAGCAACGCCCAGAGGCAGGAGATCAAAGCCAGCTACAAaactctgtatggaaag GATCTGATAAATGACCTGAAAGGAGAGCTGACTGGTAAATTTGAGACGCTGATCGTAGCTCTGATGACTCCACCCATTGCTTATGATGTGACATTACTTCACAGTGCAATCAAG GGGGCAGGAACAAATGAGAAAGTGCTGGTGGAGATCCTCGCCTCCAGAAAGCCTCAGCAGGTGAAGGACATCATCGCCGCATACAAAAAGG AGTATGATGCTGACCTGGAGAAGGATGTAACCGGTGACACCTCAGGTCACTTCCAGAGACTTCTGGTTATTTTGCTTCAG GCAAACAGGCAGACAGGAATCCAGGCGGAAACCATTGAGAGTGATGCTCAG GCCCTCTTCAAGGCAGGAGAGGAGAAATTTGGCACTGATGAACAAGCCTTTGTTACCATCTTGGGCAACCGGAGTGCAGAGCACCTTaggaaag TATTCGATGCTTACATGAAGCTCTCTGGATACGAGATGGAGGAGAGTATCAAGAGAGAAACTTCTGGACCCCTCAAGGACCTCCTTCTTGCCGTTG TGAAGTGTGCCAGGAGCGTTCCTGCCTACTTTGCTGAGACGCTGTACCACGCCATGAAG GGTGCAGGCACTGACGATGACACTCTGATCAGAGTGATGGTGACTCGCAGCGAGGTGGACATGTTGGACATCAGATCTGAGTTCAGGAAGCTGTTTGCCTGCTCTCTGCACTCAATGATCAAG GGAGACACCGGCGGTGACTACCGTAAGGCCTTACTTGTGCTCTGTGGTGGCGATGATGCGTAA
- the anxa5b gene encoding annexin A5b isoform X2 produces the protein MANKGTVKPSQHFNANADAEVLYKAMKGLGTDEDAILQLLTARSNAQRQEIKASYKTLYGKDLINDLKGELTGKFETLIVALMTPPIAYDVTLLHSAIKGAGTNEKVLVEILASRKPQQVKDIIAAYKKEYDADLEKDVTGDTSGHFQRLLVILLQANRQTGIQAETIESDAQALFKAGEEKFGTDEQAFVTILGNRSAEHLRKVFDAYMKLSGYEMEESIKRETSGPLKDLLLAVVKCARSVPAYFAETLYHAMKGAGTDDDTLIRVMVTRSEVDMLDIRSEFRKLFACSLHSMIKGDTGGDYRKALLVLCGGDDA, from the exons ATG GCCAACAAAGGAACTGTAAAACCCAGCCAACATTTCAATGCCAATGCAGACGCAGAGGTCCTCTACAAGGCCATGAAAGGCCTGG GGACCGACGAGGATGCCATCTTGCAGCTGCTGACGGCTCGCAGCAACGCCCAGAGGCAGGAGATCAAAGCCAGCTACAAaactctgtatggaaag GATCTGATAAATGACCTGAAAGGAGAGCTGACTGGTAAATTTGAGACGCTGATCGTAGCTCTGATGACTCCACCCATTGCTTATGATGTGACATTACTTCACAGTGCAATCAAG GGGGCAGGAACAAATGAGAAAGTGCTGGTGGAGATCCTCGCCTCCAGAAAGCCTCAGCAGGTGAAGGACATCATCGCCGCATACAAAAAGG AGTATGATGCTGACCTGGAGAAGGATGTAACCGGTGACACCTCAGGTCACTTCCAGAGACTTCTGGTTATTTTGCTTCAG GCAAACAGGCAGACAGGAATCCAGGCGGAAACCATTGAGAGTGATGCTCAG GCCCTCTTCAAGGCAGGAGAGGAGAAATTTGGCACTGATGAACAAGCCTTTGTTACCATCTTGGGCAACCGGAGTGCAGAGCACCTTaggaaag TATTCGATGCTTACATGAAGCTCTCTGGATACGAGATGGAGGAGAGTATCAAGAGAGAAACTTCTGGACCCCTCAAGGACCTCCTTCTTGCCGTTG TGAAGTGTGCCAGGAGCGTTCCTGCCTACTTTGCTGAGACGCTGTACCACGCCATGAAG GGTGCAGGCACTGACGATGACACTCTGATCAGAGTGATGGTGACTCGCAGCGAGGTGGACATGTTGGACATCAGATCTGAGTTCAGGAAGCTGTTTGCCTGCTCTCTGCACTCAATGATCAAG GGAGACACCGGCGGTGACTACCGTAAGGCCTTACTTGTGCTCTGTGGTGGCGATGATGCGTAA
- the uchl1 gene encoding ubiquitin carboxyl-terminal hydrolase isozyme L1 isoform X1 gives MEWTPMELNPETLNKMMCKLGVGESWRFVDVLGLEGDQLSDVPKPCCALMLLFPLTQQHEAFRAQQADKVSGGSETYFLKQTAVNSCGTIALLHAVANNKDKMTFDSASALKKFLDETANMSPDDRAKQLEKNQAICEAHNEIAAQGQCQPQADKVNFHFIAFVNVNGQLYEFDGKMNGPVNHGPTKGESFIKDAANICCGFMEREKGEVRFSAVALCHS, from the exons ATGGAGTGGACCCCGATGGAACTCAACCCCGAG ACGCTGAACAAG ATGATGTGCAAGCTGGGCGTTGGTGAAAGCTGGCGCTTTGTCGACGTGCTGGGGCTTGAGGGTGATCAGCTCTCCGATGTCCCGAAGCCGTGCTGTGCCTTGATGTTGCTCTTCCCCTTGACGCAACAG cATGAGGCTTTCAGAGCTCAGCAGGCAGACAAGGTTTCAGGAGGCTCTGAGACTTATTTCTTGAAGCAGACAGCAGTCAATTCCTGTGGCACCATTGCCCTGCTGCATGCTGTGGccaacaacaaagacaaaatgactTTTG ATAGTGCCTCTGCCTTGAAGAAGTTTCTGGATGAGACAGCAAACATGTCTCCTGATGACCGTGCCAAACAGCTGGAGAAGAACCAG GCAATCTGTGAGGCTCACAATGAGATAGCTGCACAGGGCCAGTGTCAG CCACAAGCCGACAAAGTTAACTTTCACTTTATTGCCTTCGTCAATGTAAATGGACAACTGTATGAATTTG ATGGGAAAATGAATGGACCAGTGAACCATGGTCCCACCAAAGGGGAGTCCTTCATAAAG GATGCAGCCAACATCTGCTGTGGATTTATGGAAAGGGAGAAAGGTGAAGTGCGCTTCTCTGCTGTGGCTCTCTGTCACAGTTAG
- the uchl1 gene encoding ubiquitin carboxyl-terminal hydrolase isozyme L1 isoform X2, giving the protein MMCKLGVGESWRFVDVLGLEGDQLSDVPKPCCALMLLFPLTQQHEAFRAQQADKVSGGSETYFLKQTAVNSCGTIALLHAVANNKDKMTFDSASALKKFLDETANMSPDDRAKQLEKNQAICEAHNEIAAQGQCQPQADKVNFHFIAFVNVNGQLYEFDGKMNGPVNHGPTKGESFIKDAANICCGFMEREKGEVRFSAVALCHS; this is encoded by the exons ATGATGTGCAAGCTGGGCGTTGGTGAAAGCTGGCGCTTTGTCGACGTGCTGGGGCTTGAGGGTGATCAGCTCTCCGATGTCCCGAAGCCGTGCTGTGCCTTGATGTTGCTCTTCCCCTTGACGCAACAG cATGAGGCTTTCAGAGCTCAGCAGGCAGACAAGGTTTCAGGAGGCTCTGAGACTTATTTCTTGAAGCAGACAGCAGTCAATTCCTGTGGCACCATTGCCCTGCTGCATGCTGTGGccaacaacaaagacaaaatgactTTTG ATAGTGCCTCTGCCTTGAAGAAGTTTCTGGATGAGACAGCAAACATGTCTCCTGATGACCGTGCCAAACAGCTGGAGAAGAACCAG GCAATCTGTGAGGCTCACAATGAGATAGCTGCACAGGGCCAGTGTCAG CCACAAGCCGACAAAGTTAACTTTCACTTTATTGCCTTCGTCAATGTAAATGGACAACTGTATGAATTTG ATGGGAAAATGAATGGACCAGTGAACCATGGTCCCACCAAAGGGGAGTCCTTCATAAAG GATGCAGCCAACATCTGCTGTGGATTTATGGAAAGGGAGAAAGGTGAAGTGCGCTTCTCTGCTGTGGCTCTCTGTCACAGTTAG